Proteins found in one Xenopus laevis strain J_2021 chromosome 1L, Xenopus_laevis_v10.1, whole genome shotgun sequence genomic segment:
- the hopx.L gene encoding homeodomain-only protein, producing MSSHQKEKWGSNSTGLTSQQIEVLEYNFNNVSKQPHSTSIMLIAAETGLTEEETKKWFKERLAKWRESEGLPRHCGSVMD from the exons ATGAGCTCACACCAGAAAGAAAAGTGGGGAAGTAACAGCACAGGACTAACAAGCCAACAGATAGAAGTCCTTGAGTACAATTTCAACAATGTCAGTAAGCAGCCTCATAGCACTTCTATAATGCTGATTGCTGCTGAAACAGGACTCACAGAGGAAGAGACTAAA AAATGGTTCAAAGAACGATTAGCCAAATGGAGAGAGTCTGAAGGCTTGCCTAGGCACTGTGGATCGGTCATGGACTAA